One window of the Streptobacillus felis genome contains the following:
- the lon gene encoding endopeptidase La, whose amino-acid sequence MNKMEILPFIPTREVVFFPQAVMPIIVGRDFSKKAIDYSVEHTDGKLVLAIQKQSINEEINGIEDVETIGVVGKIIQIMKTPDGNLRLIIEGEERIKVTEVINENGMFKAEYELYPIEKTKNKNYNKYKMYLESLIQDLNIINNKLIPDNLIKDILQIKPFEVLMYTLATTLDLPEDNRVEILKSNNVEEIFENLTRALKIRIELEEIDRNVEKKVKQNIEDNQRQYYIREKIKGLYSELDEDDGEDEINELMQEIDSRNLPYELSEKLIKEVNRYKKMNNFSAEAGVIKTYIDTILEIPWEKSINEDIDIKVAEDILNKEHFGLKLVKDTVLEFLSVNQLNKENNKKMGTILCLIGPPGVGKTSLGESIAHAMNRKFERISLGGVHDESEIRGHRRTYVGAMPGRIIEALKRAKVNNPVILLDEIDKLDSNVKGDPASALLEVLDPAQNKSFKDNYVDFEYDLSDAFFICTANDYSGIPSPLLDRMEVINVDSYTIQEKLMIAKNYLVNQAKLETSIKDVKFSDTVLLEIINKYTMEAGVRNLKREIVKILRKIAKLKLEKPEDKFTVTQKNISTYLGPEKYKKDKMVEKNSKLGVVKGLAWTAVGGTTLDVEAVKMDGKGQVQFTGKLGDTMKESASVAYTFVRANHKKLDVVNPKFYEEYDIHLHFPEGATPKDGPSAGITITTAIVSILSERKVRQNIAMTGEITITGEVLPVGGIKEKVLGAHRIGIREVILPFENKGDTVELPEEILSQIKIHYVKKYSEVEKIVFSE is encoded by the coding sequence ATGAATAAAATGGAAATATTACCTTTTATTCCAACTAGAGAAGTAGTTTTTTTTCCACAAGCAGTTATGCCTATAATAGTAGGAAGAGATTTTAGTAAAAAAGCTATAGATTATTCTGTAGAACATACAGATGGAAAATTAGTTTTAGCAATACAAAAGCAATCTATTAATGAAGAAATTAATGGGATTGAAGATGTTGAAACTATAGGAGTTGTTGGTAAAATTATTCAAATTATGAAGACTCCTGATGGTAATTTAAGGTTAATAATTGAAGGGGAAGAAAGAATAAAGGTAACAGAGGTTATAAATGAAAATGGTATGTTTAAAGCTGAATATGAGCTATATCCAATTGAAAAAACTAAAAATAAAAACTATAATAAATATAAAATGTATTTAGAATCTTTAATCCAGGATTTGAATATAATAAATAATAAATTAATACCTGATAATTTAATTAAAGATATATTACAAATAAAACCGTTTGAGGTATTAATGTATACATTAGCTACAACATTAGATTTACCTGAAGATAATAGGGTAGAAATATTAAAATCTAATAATGTTGAAGAGATTTTTGAAAATTTAACTAGAGCTTTAAAAATAAGAATAGAGTTAGAAGAAATTGACAGGAATGTCGAAAAAAAAGTTAAACAAAATATAGAGGATAATCAAAGACAGTACTATATAAGAGAAAAAATAAAAGGTCTTTATTCTGAATTAGATGAAGATGATGGTGAAGATGAGATAAATGAGTTAATGCAAGAAATAGACTCAAGAAATTTACCATATGAATTATCAGAAAAATTAATTAAAGAAGTAAATAGATATAAAAAGATGAACAATTTTTCTGCTGAAGCTGGAGTAATAAAAACATATATAGATACTATACTTGAAATTCCATGGGAAAAAAGTATTAATGAAGATATAGATATTAAAGTAGCTGAAGATATATTAAATAAAGAACATTTTGGATTAAAATTAGTTAAAGATACAGTATTAGAATTTTTATCTGTAAATCAATTAAATAAAGAAAATAATAAGAAAATGGGGACTATTTTATGTCTTATAGGACCTCCAGGTGTTGGGAAAACATCTTTAGGAGAGTCAATAGCACATGCAATGAATAGAAAATTTGAAAGAATTTCATTAGGAGGAGTTCATGATGAATCTGAAATAAGAGGACACAGAAGAACTTATGTAGGTGCTATGCCTGGTAGAATTATTGAGGCTTTAAAAAGAGCAAAAGTAAATAATCCAGTAATACTATTAGATGAAATTGATAAATTAGATTCTAATGTAAAAGGAGATCCTGCTTCTGCTTTACTTGAAGTATTAGATCCAGCACAAAATAAATCGTTCAAAGATAATTATGTTGATTTTGAATATGATTTATCAGATGCTTTCTTTATTTGTACAGCAAATGATTATTCTGGTATTCCTAGTCCATTATTAGATAGAATGGAAGTAATTAATGTAGATTCATATACTATACAAGAAAAATTAATGATAGCTAAGAACTACTTAGTTAATCAAGCAAAACTTGAAACTAGTATTAAAGACGTTAAATTTTCAGACACAGTATTACTTGAAATAATTAATAAATATACTATGGAAGCTGGAGTAAGAAATTTAAAGAGAGAAATAGTTAAAATATTAAGAAAGATAGCTAAGTTAAAACTTGAAAAACCTGAGGATAAATTTACTGTTACTCAAAAAAATATTTCTACTTATTTAGGTCCTGAAAAATATAAAAAGGATAAAATGGTAGAAAAAAATTCAAAACTAGGTGTAGTAAAAGGTCTAGCTTGGACAGCAGTTGGAGGAACAACATTAGATGTAGAAGCAGTAAAAATGGATGGGAAAGGTCAAGTACAATTCACAGGTAAACTTGGAGATACTATGAAAGAATCAGCAAGTGTTGCATATACATTTGTTAGAGCAAATCATAAGAAATTAGATGTAGTTAATCCAAAATTCTATGAAGAATATGATATACATCTACATTTCCCTGAAGGTGCAACACCTAAAGATGGTCCTTCTGCTGGTATAACAATTACTACAGCAATAGTTTCTATACTTTCTGAAAGAAAAGTTAGACAAAACATTGCTATGACAGGTGAAATTACTATTACAGGTGAGGTACTACCTGTTGGAGGAATTAAAGAAAAAGTTTTAGGAGCTCATAGAATAGGTATTAGAGAAGTAATATTGCCATTTGAAAATAAAGGTGATACAGTAGAGCTTCCTGAGGAGATATTATCACAAATAAAAATACATTATGTAAAAAAATATTCAGAAGTTGAAAAAATTGTTTTTTCTGAATAG
- the ribF gene encoding riboflavin biosynthesis protein RibF: MKIILKDISYAEDFAKFSNNKILRDIVFKEKNIVVLGNFDGVHLGHHEIISKALELGKKLNQKVLIYTFKEYPKKRDTLITTLSEKLYIFDKLKIDYVYLEDFYDVNELSPEDFVDKILLEKLNASEIFCGFNYTFGSNKKGDVVKLKELLKDKINVNVINPILFNLKTDELKIVEINELKEYLDRDYCVISSTFIKTLIENGKMNYVQKLLGHKYIIMGKVVHGKKLARTLGFPTANLSSKNKIYPLFAVYGVKIYIENDKNEYYGIMNIGKNPTIENEGLHIETHIFDFNQDIYDKIIVVELFENIRLEKRMGSLEELKNQILMDTKIWKEKINDEY; the protein is encoded by the coding sequence ATGAAAATAATCTTAAAAGATATAAGTTATGCAGAGGATTTTGCTAAATTTAGTAATAATAAGATTTTAAGAGATATTGTATTTAAAGAAAAAAATATAGTGGTTTTAGGTAATTTTGATGGTGTCCATTTAGGACACCACGAAATTATTAGTAAAGCACTAGAATTGGGGAAAAAATTAAATCAAAAAGTATTGATATATACTTTTAAAGAATATCCAAAAAAAAGAGATACTTTAATTACAACATTATCTGAAAAATTATATATTTTTGATAAATTAAAAATAGATTATGTATACTTAGAAGATTTTTATGATGTTAATGAATTATCTCCAGAAGATTTCGTAGATAAAATATTATTAGAAAAATTAAATGCTTCTGAAATTTTCTGTGGATTTAATTATACATTTGGTTCAAATAAAAAAGGTGATGTTGTAAAATTAAAAGAATTACTTAAAGATAAAATAAACGTAAATGTTATCAATCCTATTTTATTTAATTTGAAAACTGATGAATTAAAAATAGTAGAAATAAATGAATTAAAAGAATATCTAGATAGAGATTATTGTGTTATTTCTAGTACTTTTATTAAAACTTTAATTGAGAATGGTAAAATGAATTATGTTCAAAAATTGTTAGGACATAAATATATAATTATGGGGAAAGTTGTGCATGGTAAAAAACTTGCAAGAACTTTAGGATTTCCAACTGCAAATCTTTCTTCTAAGAATAAAATATATCCACTTTTTGCAGTATATGGGGTTAAAATATATATAGAAAATGATAAAAATGAATATTATGGAATTATGAATATTGGGAAAAACCCAACTATAGAAAATGAAGGTTTACATATTGAAACACATATATTTGATTTTAATCAAGATATATATGATAAAATTATTGTAGTAGAATTATTTGAAAATATTAGATTAGAAAAAAGAATGGGTTCATTAGAAGAACTTAAAAATCAAATTCTAATGGATACCAAAATCTGGAAAGAGAAAATAAATGATGAATATTGA
- a CDS encoding segregation and condensation protein A: protein MMNIDLQIKTENFEGPLDIFLHLIENKKIDISKIYISDIIDEYLGIINKETEQNLKIKIEFLAMATELLEIKAYSVLNEEKKIEKEQDLEKRILEYKVIKEIANEFSKREIEFNVPYIVKGTKIKEHENIYYSIEDLNLNNIFEVFKNLINNVEPKQNLKINIVDTFTTSDALFEIEKEFKLNKELNFSSLMKGNFSKSRIVCFFLAVLDLFKEGNIEIITKDNDFIIRKESYV, encoded by the coding sequence ATGATGAATATTGATTTACAGATTAAAACTGAAAATTTTGAGGGACCATTAGATATTTTTTTACATTTAATAGAAAATAAGAAAATTGATATTTCAAAAATATACATATCTGATATTATAGACGAATATTTAGGTATAATAAATAAAGAAACAGAACAAAATTTAAAAATAAAAATAGAATTTTTAGCGATGGCAACAGAGTTGTTAGAGATTAAAGCATATTCAGTATTAAATGAAGAAAAGAAAATTGAAAAAGAACAAGATTTAGAAAAAAGAATATTAGAATACAAAGTTATTAAAGAAATAGCAAATGAGTTTTCAAAAAGAGAAATAGAGTTTAATGTTCCATACATAGTTAAAGGTACAAAAATTAAAGAACATGAAAATATTTATTATTCTATTGAAGATCTAAATTTAAATAATATTTTTGAAGTTTTTAAAAATTTGATTAATAATGTTGAACCAAAACAAAATTTAAAAATAAATATTGTTGATACGTTTACAACTTCAGATGCTTTATTTGAAATTGAAAAAGAATTTAAGTTAAATAAGGAATTAAATTTTTCTTCACTAATGAAAGGTAATTTTTCAAAAAGTAGAATTGTTTGCTTTTTTCTAGCTGTTCTAGATTTATTTAAAGAAGGAAATATTGAAATTATTACTAAAGACAATGATTTTATTATTAGAAAGGAATCATATGTTTAA